The following proteins are co-located in the Phytoactinopolyspora mesophila genome:
- a CDS encoding MMPL family transporter produces MFARWGSFVARRRSIVLATMIVVATLGGTYGIGVFDAMSQGGYEDPGSEAVHAHRAMQSDPATATADVVAVYTAPEGERADSQTFAATVGTALADLPEHAVASVTTYWQTEAPFLISEDGRSALALVTLSGEDTAAKQAILADVEDALYVDGVGTTLTGSAPVEAAISDQTKRDLFLAEGIALPVVMFLLIVIFGGVVAASLPVLIGVLTVSIALGILRLVANVTEVNEFAVNVAGLLGLGMAIDYGLFIVSRFREERDAGVPAQDAVRNTMATAGRTVAFSALLLVVALSTLLLFPQSFLNSLAYGGMTAVTLAAIVALTALPAMLALMGHRIDAWQIPWFRSRGKDRTRFWTRLANGVMRRPVLVSVPILAVLVLLISPFLNTTFGSPDERVLPEGDPARVAIEDLSAEFPAIGGDNIQVVLRGDTSSGPLDAAATAAVADQVDSLPEVTAVDRTSPVEASVVVFEARYDGAAAGADARDAVAAIRDIDPPDGVELLVGGATAVDMDSLDAITDRLPLMAVILLGATFILLFLAFGSIVLPIKAAIMAAVSLSATFGVLTWIFVEGHGAGLLNVTPQPMEIGVIVLMAAVIFGLSTDYEVFLLSRIVEARSKGADTETAIRTGMVRSGRVITAAALLLIVVTGAFALSGIQMMRFIGIGMIFALALDATVIRMLLVPSLLKLMGRANWWAPGPLRRVQRRLQLSH; encoded by the coding sequence ATGTTCGCGCGGTGGGGATCGTTCGTAGCCCGGCGCCGGTCGATCGTGCTCGCGACCATGATCGTCGTGGCGACGCTCGGCGGCACGTATGGGATCGGCGTTTTCGACGCCATGAGCCAGGGCGGTTACGAAGACCCAGGCAGCGAGGCTGTCCACGCACATCGCGCCATGCAGTCAGACCCGGCTACCGCCACCGCGGATGTCGTCGCCGTGTACACCGCGCCCGAAGGAGAGCGGGCAGACTCGCAGACGTTTGCCGCCACCGTCGGCACCGCGCTGGCTGATCTTCCCGAACATGCCGTGGCCAGTGTCACCACGTACTGGCAGACCGAGGCGCCATTCCTGATCAGCGAGGACGGGCGAAGCGCGCTGGCACTGGTCACGCTCTCCGGCGAAGACACAGCCGCGAAGCAGGCGATTCTCGCCGATGTCGAGGACGCGCTCTATGTCGACGGTGTCGGGACAACGCTCACCGGCTCGGCCCCGGTCGAGGCAGCGATCTCGGACCAGACCAAGCGTGACCTCTTCCTGGCCGAGGGCATTGCCTTGCCCGTCGTCATGTTCTTGCTGATCGTGATCTTCGGCGGTGTCGTCGCCGCGTCGTTGCCGGTGCTCATCGGGGTGCTGACGGTCTCGATCGCGCTGGGCATTCTGCGGCTGGTCGCGAACGTCACCGAGGTCAACGAGTTCGCCGTCAATGTCGCCGGGCTGCTCGGTCTCGGGATGGCGATCGACTACGGCTTGTTCATCGTCAGCCGGTTCCGCGAAGAACGAGACGCCGGCGTTCCGGCCCAGGACGCGGTCCGCAACACTATGGCGACCGCCGGGCGCACCGTCGCGTTCTCAGCGCTGTTGCTTGTGGTGGCGCTGTCCACGCTGTTGCTGTTCCCGCAGAGTTTCCTCAATTCACTCGCCTACGGCGGCATGACGGCCGTGACGCTCGCCGCCATCGTGGCTCTGACCGCGCTGCCGGCGATGCTCGCTCTCATGGGGCACCGGATTGACGCCTGGCAGATACCCTGGTTCCGCAGCCGCGGCAAAGATCGTACGAGGTTCTGGACCCGACTGGCCAATGGTGTCATGCGTCGCCCCGTCCTGGTTTCGGTGCCCATCCTCGCCGTCTTGGTGCTTTTGATCTCGCCGTTCCTGAACACCACGTTCGGCTCGCCGGATGAGCGCGTGCTTCCTGAGGGTGACCCGGCACGGGTAGCGATCGAGGATCTCAGCGCGGAGTTCCCGGCCATCGGCGGAGACAACATCCAGGTGGTGCTGCGTGGCGACACCTCGTCCGGTCCGTTAGACGCCGCCGCGACCGCAGCCGTCGCCGACCAGGTGGACTCGCTGCCGGAGGTGACGGCGGTCGACCGCACCAGCCCCGTCGAGGCCTCCGTGGTGGTGTTCGAAGCTCGCTACGACGGTGCCGCCGCTGGCGCGGATGCACGGGATGCCGTGGCCGCGATCCGCGACATCGATCCGCCGGACGGCGTCGAACTTCTGGTCGGCGGCGCCACCGCGGTCGACATGGACAGCCTCGACGCGATCACCGATCGGCTGCCCTTGATGGCGGTCATCTTGCTCGGAGCCACTTTCATCCTGCTCTTCCTCGCCTTCGGTTCGATCGTGCTGCCGATCAAGGCGGCGATCATGGCAGCGGTCAGCCTGTCGGCCACCTTCGGGGTTCTGACCTGGATCTTCGTCGAGGGTCATGGCGCGGGCCTGCTCAATGTGACACCGCAGCCGATGGAGATCGGTGTGATAGTTCTCATGGCCGCGGTGATCTTCGGGCTGTCGACCGACTATGAGGTGTTCTTGCTGTCCAGGATCGTCGAGGCGCGTTCCAAGGGTGCAGACACCGAGACTGCGATCCGCACCGGGATGGTCCGTTCCGGGCGGGTGATCACGGCGGCGGCGCTGTTGCTGATCGTCGTCACGGGCGCGTTCGCGTTGTCAGGTATCCAGATGATGAGATTCATCGGCATCGGGATGATCTTCGCCCTCGCGCTGGACGCGACGGTCATCCGGATGCTGCTCGTCCCCTCGCTGCTCAAGCTGATGGGCCGAGCCAACTGGTGGGCGCCCGGTCCGCTGCGTAGAGTTCAGCGACGGTTGCAGTTGAGCCACTAG
- a CDS encoding cellulose-binding protein, translating into MSEVQEVAISESGSDGLSIFDSSPTGGFTIAMRGYDRIQVEQHVRQLEATLAQVRSRASDLDKQVVRLRQELAEATTELREVERPSYSGLGARIEQLLRLAEEQASELVAQADSEASEMRAEAQAEASEMRAAAESDASELRVNARRTAEEMVDDARVEAEELRSSASREAEEMVDSAKREAAKIRSSVEHEVSERKANAERELNRVRAAGEREVAELRATAKREAEELRNNTKRDVEELRKSTQQEVEEMKAEAQSRLDDARARADKELTDLELTLVAKREQLEREISERHESAVAETQKMVAEAETRAGDADARAKSAQERAEKVRRDADEQAKALLASARRNADNLISDAKQQAEKQLSEAKAEAHQSVTAAKREVAELTRQRDGISSHLNQLRSLLGGVGAPGLEAAPGAGSGDDNVVEAEVIDDK; encoded by the coding sequence ATGAGCGAGGTACAAGAAGTAGCCATCAGCGAATCGGGTTCGGACGGCCTGTCGATCTTCGACAGCTCACCCACAGGTGGATTCACCATCGCGATGCGTGGCTACGACCGTATTCAAGTCGAGCAGCACGTCCGGCAGCTCGAGGCGACGCTTGCACAGGTACGCAGCCGTGCATCTGATCTCGACAAGCAGGTCGTGCGGCTGCGACAGGAGCTAGCTGAGGCCACGACCGAACTTCGCGAGGTCGAACGGCCGTCGTACTCCGGGCTGGGCGCCCGCATCGAGCAGTTGCTGAGGCTGGCGGAGGAGCAGGCGAGCGAGCTCGTGGCTCAGGCTGACAGCGAGGCCTCCGAGATGCGTGCGGAGGCTCAGGCCGAGGCATCGGAGATGCGCGCGGCTGCCGAGAGCGACGCGTCCGAACTCCGAGTCAATGCCCGCCGGACCGCCGAGGAAATGGTCGACGACGCTCGAGTAGAGGCAGAGGAGTTGCGTTCTTCGGCATCTCGCGAAGCCGAAGAGATGGTCGACAGCGCCAAGCGCGAGGCGGCCAAGATCCGCTCGTCGGTCGAGCACGAGGTCAGCGAGCGCAAGGCCAACGCCGAGCGCGAGCTCAACCGGGTGCGGGCAGCGGGCGAGCGCGAGGTAGCGGAGCTTCGGGCCACCGCCAAGCGCGAGGCCGAGGAGCTGCGCAACAACACCAAGCGTGATGTCGAAGAGCTGCGCAAGTCCACGCAGCAAGAGGTCGAGGAGATGAAGGCCGAAGCGCAGAGCAGGCTGGACGACGCCCGCGCCCGCGCCGACAAGGAACTCACCGACCTGGAGCTGACGCTGGTCGCCAAGCGCGAACAGCTGGAGCGCGAGATCAGCGAGCGGCACGAGTCCGCGGTTGCCGAGACACAGAAGATGGTGGCCGAGGCCGAGACCCGCGCCGGCGATGCCGACGCCCGCGCCAAGTCTGCGCAGGAACGCGCCGAGAAGGTCCGCCGCGACGCCGACGAACAAGCCAAGGCGCTCTTGGCCAGTGCCCGCCGCAACGCGGACAACCTCATCAGCGATGCCAAGCAGCAGGCTGAGAAGCAACTGTCCGAGGCCAAGGCCGAGGCACACCAGAGCGTGACTGCCGCAAAGCGCGAGGTCGCCGAGCTGACTCGGCAGCGCGATGGCATCAGCTCGCACCTCAACCAGCTGCGCAGCCTGCTCGGTGGGGTCGGTGCACCGGGCTTGGAGGCCGCTCCTGGCGCCGGATCCGGCGACGACAACGTGGTTGAAGCAGAAGTGATCGACGACAAGTAG
- the mce gene encoding methylmalonyl-CoA epimerase, whose translation MSVFTTIDHVGIAVQDLDDSISWYQNTFGMEVVHIEENEEQGVREAMLRVSGEDAGAQIQLLAPLRPDSPIAKFLDRSGPGMQQLAYRVADVAAAAAELRGRGLRLLYDEPRRGTGGSLVNFIHPKDAGGVLVELVQQPRAH comes from the coding sequence ATGTCTGTCTTCACGACGATCGATCATGTCGGGATAGCTGTTCAAGATCTGGACGATTCGATCTCTTGGTACCAGAACACCTTCGGCATGGAAGTGGTCCATATCGAGGAGAACGAGGAGCAAGGCGTCCGCGAGGCCATGCTGCGTGTCTCCGGCGAGGATGCCGGCGCTCAGATCCAGTTACTGGCTCCGTTGCGCCCCGACTCGCCGATCGCGAAGTTTCTCGACCGGTCCGGCCCCGGGATGCAGCAGCTCGCCTACCGGGTCGCCGATGTCGCGGCCGCCGCGGCGGAACTGCGAGGCCGCGGTCTGAGGTTGTTGTACGACGAGCCACGGCGCGGCACTGGTGGATCGCTGGTCAACTTCATCCATCCCAAGGACGCGGGCGGTGTCCTCGTGGAGCTGGTTCAGCAGCCGCGCGCCCACTGA
- a CDS encoding acetyl-CoA C-acetyltransferase translates to MAVIVGGARTPIGRLLGSLSQFSATDLGGFAIKAALERSGVAPDTVEYVIMGQVLTAGCGQIPARQAAVKAGVPMTVPALTVNKVCLSGIDAIALADQLIRAGEFDVVVAGGMESMSQAPHLLPGSRTGHKYGDASLVDHMAYDGLYDAFTDQAMGALTEACNTSGLGLTREEQDAFAARSHQRAAQAWKDGTFDEEVVPVEIPQRKGEPVVFDSDEGIRADTTVESLGRLRPAFQSDGTITAGSASQISDGACAVVVMSEAKAAELGLEPLASIGAHGVVAGPDSTLQSQPAAAIRAACAREGVDPAALDVVEINEAFAAVGIASTRELGIDPDLVNVNGGAIAMGHPIGMSGARLVLHLALELRRRGGGTGAAALCGGGGQGDALVLNA, encoded by the coding sequence ATGGCGGTCATAGTTGGCGGTGCGCGCACGCCGATCGGTAGGTTGCTCGGCTCCTTGTCGCAGTTCTCGGCGACCGATCTCGGCGGATTCGCGATCAAGGCAGCGTTGGAGCGATCCGGGGTGGCGCCGGATACCGTCGAATACGTGATCATGGGTCAGGTGCTCACGGCAGGCTGCGGGCAGATTCCAGCCCGGCAGGCCGCGGTCAAAGCCGGTGTGCCGATGACGGTGCCGGCGCTGACGGTGAACAAGGTGTGTCTGTCAGGTATCGATGCCATCGCATTGGCAGATCAGCTCATCCGGGCCGGCGAGTTCGACGTCGTGGTGGCCGGCGGCATGGAGTCGATGAGCCAGGCCCCGCATCTGCTGCCGGGTTCCCGGACCGGCCACAAGTACGGCGACGCGTCACTGGTCGACCACATGGCCTACGACGGCCTGTATGACGCTTTCACCGATCAAGCCATGGGTGCGCTGACCGAAGCGTGCAACACGTCGGGGCTCGGCCTGACCAGGGAGGAGCAGGACGCTTTCGCGGCCCGTTCTCACCAGCGCGCCGCCCAGGCGTGGAAGGACGGCACCTTCGACGAAGAAGTAGTACCGGTAGAGATCCCGCAGCGTAAAGGCGAACCGGTCGTGTTCGATTCGGACGAGGGGATCCGCGCCGACACCACTGTGGAGTCCCTCGGGCGATTGCGCCCGGCCTTCCAGTCCGATGGCACGATCACAGCCGGGTCGGCTTCGCAGATCTCCGACGGCGCCTGTGCGGTGGTGGTGATGAGCGAGGCCAAGGCGGCCGAGCTCGGACTGGAACCGCTCGCCTCGATCGGTGCGCATGGCGTGGTGGCCGGTCCTGACTCCACCCTGCAGAGCCAGCCGGCCGCGGCCATCCGGGCGGCATGCGCCCGGGAGGGCGTCGACCCGGCCGCGCTGGACGTCGTGGAGATCAACGAAGCCTTCGCGGCCGTCGGTATCGCATCCACCAGAGAGCTCGGCATCGATCCTGACCTGGTCAACGTCAACGGTGGTGCTATCGCTATGGGCCATCCGATCGGCATGTCTGGAGCGCGTCTTGTGCTGCATCTTGCGCTGGAACTGCGCCGCCGTGGCGGCGGAACGGGTGCCGCGGCGCTGTGCGGTGGTGGCGGTCAGGGCGATGCGCTGGTGCTGAACGCGTGA
- the meaB gene encoding methylmalonyl Co-A mutase-associated GTPase MeaB, translated as MNVDELVKRARDGDPRAVARMISLVENDAPQLQELMAAIVAHAGTAAVIGITGSPGVGKSTMTSALVKAFRAQERRVGVLAVDPSSPFTGGALLGDRVRMQDHAMDSGVYIRSMATRGHLGGLSAATPQAVRVLDAAGCDVVLVETVGVGQSEVEVAALADTTIVLLAPGMGDGIQAAKAGILEVGDIFGVNKADHDGADHVVRDLKNMTRMVERDPGDWRQPIVATVASTGQGIDDLVDAISKHRDWLAESGELERRRRARVRDEIEALALATLRQRFADLHGDERLDTLADKVLLGELDPYSAAGEIVAAVS; from the coding sequence GTGAACGTCGATGAGTTGGTCAAGCGGGCCCGCGACGGCGATCCGCGTGCCGTGGCCAGGATGATCTCCCTGGTTGAAAACGACGCTCCGCAGTTGCAGGAGCTGATGGCGGCGATCGTCGCGCACGCCGGCACAGCCGCGGTCATCGGCATCACCGGCTCGCCCGGCGTGGGCAAGTCAACTATGACTTCCGCGCTGGTCAAGGCCTTCCGCGCACAGGAACGCCGGGTCGGTGTGCTGGCCGTCGACCCGTCGTCGCCGTTCACTGGTGGTGCCCTGCTGGGCGACCGGGTGCGGATGCAGGACCACGCGATGGACTCCGGCGTCTATATCCGTTCCATGGCCACTCGAGGCCACCTCGGCGGGCTGTCCGCAGCGACGCCTCAGGCGGTACGAGTGCTCGACGCGGCCGGGTGCGACGTCGTCTTGGTCGAGACCGTCGGGGTCGGGCAGTCCGAGGTCGAGGTCGCGGCTCTGGCCGACACCACCATCGTGTTGCTGGCTCCCGGCATGGGCGACGGTATCCAGGCCGCCAAGGCCGGCATCCTCGAAGTGGGCGACATTTTCGGGGTGAACAAAGCCGATCACGACGGCGCCGACCACGTCGTCCGCGACCTGAAGAACATGACGCGGATGGTGGAGCGCGATCCCGGCGACTGGCGCCAGCCCATCGTCGCCACCGTCGCCTCGACCGGCCAGGGGATCGACGATCTCGTCGATGCGATCAGCAAGCATCGCGACTGGCTGGCCGAGTCGGGTGAGCTGGAGCGGCGCCGGCGCGCCCGGGTGCGAGACGAGATCGAGGCGCTCGCGCTCGCGACACTCCGGCAGCGGTTCGCCGATCTTCACGGCGACGAACGGCTCGACACGTTGGCGGACAAAGTTCTCCTCGGCGAGCTTGACCCGTACTCTGCTGCCGGGGAGATCGTGGCGGCTGTGTCATGA
- a CDS encoding PH domain-containing protein has product MRTPRDLLDGLTDRFVRWLDRVAEDGLIRLLWWRVKSWFGHRMVARKLVSGERIIVEVCHSAILYVVPVLIGLAGLILGIVMVPFVSANVAWFGILVSLGLIGYSFGRSLYIARDRFVVTDSRVFRVWGLFSLHEAEMEIVRLLDITVSRPWYLRLFGSGHLVLENAAQQQGLRDIVYIPHPHGLARVIHKRRREMSGAGPKPPEKKKPNPRRPDHPATNRPVTARRR; this is encoded by the coding sequence GTGCGCACGCCGAGGGACCTGCTCGACGGTCTGACCGACCGGTTCGTGCGTTGGCTGGACCGGGTCGCCGAAGACGGCCTCATCCGGCTCCTGTGGTGGCGGGTCAAGTCCTGGTTCGGTCACCGCATGGTGGCGCGCAAGCTCGTGTCCGGGGAACGGATCATCGTCGAGGTATGCCACAGCGCGATCCTCTACGTGGTGCCTGTCCTGATCGGGCTGGCCGGTCTGATTCTCGGCATCGTCATGGTGCCGTTCGTATCGGCCAACGTCGCGTGGTTCGGAATCCTGGTGTCGCTCGGTCTCATCGGATACAGCTTCGGCAGATCGCTGTACATCGCCCGAGACAGGTTCGTCGTCACCGATTCCCGGGTCTTTCGCGTCTGGGGCCTGTTCTCGTTGCACGAGGCCGAGATGGAGATCGTCCGGTTGCTGGACATCACGGTGAGCCGCCCGTGGTACCTGCGACTGTTCGGGTCCGGGCACCTGGTGCTGGAGAACGCTGCCCAGCAGCAAGGGCTTCGAGACATCGTGTATATCCCGCACCCGCACGGCCTCGCCCGGGTGATTCACAAACGGCGCCGGGAGATGAGCGGCGCCGGCCCGAAACCACCCGAGAAGAAGAAGCCCAACCCGCGGCGACCTGACCATCCGGCCACTAACCGGCCGGTGACGGCTCGCCGGAGGTGA
- a CDS encoding MarR family winged helix-turn-helix transcriptional regulator, whose product MPEPLDLNFDPIERAGSIWQERFGPAEAMAAATSIMRVQQLLLGEFDRICRPYGLTFARYEALVLLSFSRTGALPMAKIGERLMVHPTSVTNTIQRLETAGFVTREPNPRDGRGTLARITDSGRDAVKKVTSELMDAEFGLTALDDEQRLAVFELLRTVRVAARDFHTDDHEH is encoded by the coding sequence GTGCCGGAGCCCCTGGATCTGAACTTTGACCCGATCGAACGTGCCGGGTCCATCTGGCAGGAGCGTTTCGGTCCGGCGGAAGCCATGGCGGCGGCCACCTCCATCATGCGCGTACAGCAGCTGTTGCTCGGTGAGTTCGACCGCATCTGCCGGCCCTACGGACTGACGTTCGCGCGCTACGAAGCGCTCGTCCTGCTCAGCTTCAGCCGCACCGGCGCGCTTCCGATGGCCAAGATCGGTGAGCGTCTGATGGTCCATCCCACGAGCGTCACCAACACGATCCAGCGGCTGGAGACTGCCGGCTTCGTGACCCGGGAGCCCAACCCCCGTGACGGCCGCGGCACCCTGGCCCGGATCACCGACTCAGGGCGCGACGCGGTGAAGAAAGTGACGTCGGAGTTGATGGACGCCGAATTCGGACTGACCGCGCTCGACGACGAGCAGCGACTGGCCGTGTTCGAGCTGCTGCGCACGGTCCGCGTCGCCGCCCGCGACTTCCACACCGATGATCATGAACACTAA
- a CDS encoding tetratricopeptide repeat protein, which yields MNSKGFSRPGAVDLSSLKGNQPAQPASSSGGGTSAGSAGGGFVIDVTEATFQAEVINRSASVPVVIDFWATWCQPCKQLSPILEKLAAEYAGRFVLAKIDVDANQQIAASAQVQSIPTVLAVIGGQAVPLFQGALPEADVRRVLEELLKVAAQNGVTGRAEPVPGAEVSQEEEEASDPRYDAAYEALNNGDFDAAAAAYQQVLAESPADADAKAGLARVELLRRITGVDESAARAAADANPADIEAQLVAADVEFAKGDVDGGFKRLIDTVRQAAGDDRERVRTRLVELFEIIGPTDPRVVKARASLASALF from the coding sequence ATGAACTCGAAGGGATTCAGTCGTCCTGGTGCCGTGGATCTGTCGTCTTTGAAGGGGAATCAGCCAGCCCAGCCGGCAAGCTCGTCCGGCGGCGGCACTTCCGCCGGCAGCGCGGGCGGCGGATTCGTCATCGACGTCACCGAGGCGACGTTCCAGGCCGAAGTGATCAACCGGTCGGCGTCCGTTCCGGTCGTGATCGACTTCTGGGCCACCTGGTGCCAGCCGTGTAAGCAGCTCTCGCCGATTCTCGAGAAGCTTGCCGCCGAATATGCCGGCCGCTTCGTCCTCGCCAAGATCGACGTCGACGCCAACCAGCAGATCGCGGCGTCGGCCCAGGTACAGAGCATCCCCACGGTGCTGGCCGTGATCGGCGGCCAAGCCGTCCCGCTATTCCAGGGGGCGTTGCCCGAAGCAGACGTACGTCGTGTACTCGAAGAGCTACTCAAGGTGGCGGCTCAGAACGGAGTCACGGGGCGGGCCGAGCCTGTTCCGGGCGCCGAGGTGAGTCAGGAAGAGGAAGAAGCATCTGATCCCCGGTACGACGCCGCGTATGAGGCGTTGAACAACGGCGACTTCGATGCCGCCGCGGCCGCGTATCAGCAGGTGCTGGCCGAGTCTCCGGCCGACGCCGATGCGAAAGCAGGCCTGGCCAGGGTCGAGCTCCTGCGGCGCATCACGGGCGTCGACGAGTCCGCTGCCCGCGCAGCGGCGGACGCGAATCCCGCTGACATCGAGGCGCAGCTGGTCGCGGCCGATGTCGAGTTCGCCAAGGGCGACGTGGACGGTGGTTTCAAGCGGCTCATCGACACCGTCCGCCAAGCGGCAGGTGACGACCGCGAGAGGGTACGCACGCGACTGGTGGAGTTGTTCGAGATCATCGGCCCCACTGACCCGCGAGTTGTCAAAGCCCGAGCGTCACTGGCCAGCGCTCTCTTCTGA
- a CDS encoding methylmalonyl-CoA mutase family protein produces MQANEIEAGRQRWRQRMQTAIDAGQVRDADFTTLSGLEVDPVYGPEPGVDDPRFERIGWPGEFPFTRGLYSTGYRGRAWTIRQFAGFGNAQQTNERYKMILRSGGGGLSVAFDMPTLMGRDSDDPQSIGEVGHCGVAIDSAADMDMLFDGIPIGDVTTSMTISGPAVPIFCMYVVAAERQGVDPSVLNGTLQTDIFKEYIAQKEWLFGPEPHLRLIGDLMQYCVETIPAYKPLSVSGYHIREAGSTAAQELAFTLADGFGYVELGRSRGLDVDLFAPGLSFFFDAHIDFFEEIAKFRAARRIWARWMRDVYGAKTQKAQWLRFHTQTAGVSLTGQQPYNNVVRTAVEALAAVLGGTNSLHTNALDEVLALPTEHAAEIALRTQQVLNEETGVANVADPLGGSWYVEALTDRIEAEAESIFAQIQTMGERDTRWQREYGPMTAGILRGIEDGWFMSEIADSAFEYQKKLEKGEKRVVGVNVHHDTVSGDLDILRVSHEVEQEQRRVLTQRRTDRDDTAVRAALAHLAEVAKTTDNIIPSMLDAARAEATLGEICQALRDEWGSYTEPARF; encoded by the coding sequence GTGCAGGCAAACGAGATCGAGGCCGGACGCCAGCGGTGGCGGCAACGGATGCAAACAGCAATCGATGCCGGCCAAGTCCGCGACGCCGACTTCACCACACTTTCCGGGCTTGAGGTCGATCCGGTCTACGGCCCCGAGCCAGGCGTCGACGACCCTCGATTCGAGCGCATCGGGTGGCCGGGCGAGTTCCCCTTCACCCGCGGCCTTTACTCGACGGGTTACCGCGGCCGGGCGTGGACCATTCGCCAGTTCGCCGGGTTCGGCAACGCCCAGCAAACCAATGAGCGCTACAAGATGATCTTGCGCTCGGGCGGTGGTGGGCTCTCGGTCGCCTTCGACATGCCGACACTCATGGGTCGCGACTCCGACGACCCACAAAGCATCGGTGAGGTCGGCCATTGCGGAGTGGCGATCGACTCCGCAGCCGACATGGATATGCTCTTCGACGGCATTCCGATCGGCGATGTCACCACATCGATGACCATCAGCGGCCCCGCCGTGCCCATTTTCTGCATGTACGTCGTCGCCGCCGAACGCCAGGGCGTCGATCCGTCGGTTCTCAACGGGACCCTGCAGACAGACATCTTCAAGGAGTACATCGCCCAGAAGGAGTGGCTCTTCGGCCCCGAGCCGCACCTGCGCCTGATCGGTGACCTCATGCAGTACTGCGTGGAGACCATCCCGGCGTACAAGCCGCTGTCGGTTTCCGGCTACCACATCCGTGAGGCAGGATCCACGGCAGCACAGGAACTCGCCTTCACTCTCGCCGACGGCTTCGGCTACGTCGAGCTCGGCCGTTCGCGCGGACTCGATGTCGACCTGTTCGCGCCCGGACTCTCGTTCTTCTTCGACGCACACATCGACTTCTTCGAAGAAATCGCCAAATTCCGCGCCGCACGCCGGATATGGGCTCGGTGGATGCGCGATGTCTACGGCGCCAAGACGCAGAAGGCGCAATGGCTGCGTTTCCACACCCAGACCGCCGGTGTCTCTCTCACCGGGCAGCAGCCCTACAACAACGTCGTCCGCACCGCCGTCGAGGCGCTTGCCGCGGTACTGGGCGGCACCAACTCGCTGCACACCAATGCCCTGGACGAGGTACTGGCGCTACCAACCGAGCACGCAGCCGAGATCGCACTGCGCACCCAGCAAGTCCTCAACGAAGAGACCGGTGTCGCCAACGTCGCCGACCCGCTCGGTGGCTCGTGGTATGTCGAAGCGCTGACCGACCGCATCGAGGCCGAAGCGGAGTCGATCTTCGCCCAGATTCAGACGATGGGTGAGCGGGACACTCGCTGGCAGCGCGAATACGGACCGATGACGGCCGGGATCTTGCGCGGAATCGAAGACGGCTGGTTCATGTCCGAGATCGCCGACTCCGCCTTCGAATACCAGAAGAAGCTCGAGAAGGGCGAGAAACGGGTGGTCGGCGTGAACGTCCACCACGACACCGTCTCGGGTGATCTCGACATCCTGCGGGTATCTCATGAGGTCGAGCAAGAGCAGCGGCGAGTGCTGACCCAGCGCCGCACCGACCGCGACGATACCGCGGTACGCGCGGCGCTCGCGCACCTGGCCGAGGTGGCCAAGACCACCGACAACATCATCCCCTCGATGCTGGACGCTGCCCGTGCCGAGGCCACCCTGGGCGAGATCTGCCAAGCGCTGCGCGACGAGTGGGGGTCCTACACCGAGCCCGCCCGTTTCTGA
- a CDS encoding Rrf2 family transcriptional regulator — translation MHVTARADYAVRAVIELASVRPASATRQRLAEAQDIPGKFLEAILGDLRRNGIIEAQRGASGGYRLSRDPSDITLAEIVRVAEGPLAAVRGLPPEDTLYPGPAAPLTQVWVAVRASLRDVLEATSVADILSGEFPSQVTALLARPDSWTRR, via the coding sequence GTGCATGTGACCGCCCGCGCCGACTACGCCGTCCGCGCCGTGATCGAGCTCGCTTCGGTCCGGCCGGCCTCCGCTACCCGGCAACGTCTGGCTGAAGCTCAGGACATACCTGGCAAGTTCCTCGAGGCGATCCTCGGGGACCTGCGCCGCAACGGGATCATCGAGGCGCAACGCGGGGCGTCGGGCGGCTATCGCCTCAGCCGCGACCCGAGCGACATCACCTTGGCCGAGATCGTGCGCGTGGCCGAAGGGCCGTTGGCAGCCGTACGGGGACTGCCGCCCGAGGACACCCTGTATCCGGGGCCGGCCGCACCGCTGACCCAGGTCTGGGTAGCGGTGCGTGCCAGCTTGCGCGACGTGCTGGAGGCCACCAGCGTCGCCGACATCCTGTCCGGGGAGTTCCCGTCGCAGGTGACGGCTTTGCTGGCCCGGCCCGACTCCTGGACCCGTCGCTGA